In the genome of Pseudomonas sp. HS6, one region contains:
- the nhaA gene encoding Na+/H+ antiporter NhaA, which translates to MPLRSTFTRFFQLEAASGLLLIAAAILALIINNSPLSWLYNGLLDTPVVAQIGALKIAKPLLLWINDGLMALFFLLIGLEVKREVLDGQLSKPSQIVLPGAAAIGGMLVPALIYWFLNRDNPAALDGWAIPTATDIAFALGVLALLGKRVPVSLKLFLMTLAIIDDLGAIVIIAIFYSGELSTLSLGLAAACIAALVAMNRLGVVKLGPYMIIGLILWVCVLKSGVHATLAGVTLAFCIPLRTKNAEPSPLLTLEHALHPWVAYGILPLFAFANAGLSLTGVTAESFTHHVPMGIAVGLLLGKTVGVFGLTWLSVKTGIAALPQNANWGQVLGVAILCGIGFTMSLFVGSLAFVPGASEYAGMDRMGILTGSVFAALIGYAVTLAASRKNTALPS; encoded by the coding sequence TTTAATCATCAACAACTCGCCGCTGTCGTGGTTGTACAACGGCCTGCTCGACACCCCCGTGGTGGCGCAGATCGGCGCGTTGAAGATCGCCAAACCCTTGCTGCTGTGGATCAACGACGGCCTGATGGCGCTGTTCTTCCTGCTGATCGGCCTGGAAGTGAAACGCGAAGTACTCGACGGTCAGCTGTCGAAACCTTCGCAGATCGTCCTGCCCGGTGCAGCAGCGATCGGCGGCATGCTGGTGCCGGCGCTGATCTACTGGTTCCTCAACCGTGACAACCCGGCAGCCCTCGATGGCTGGGCGATTCCGACCGCCACTGACATCGCCTTCGCCCTCGGCGTGCTGGCCTTGCTCGGCAAACGAGTGCCGGTGTCGCTGAAGCTGTTCCTGATGACTCTCGCGATCATCGACGACCTCGGGGCCATCGTGATCATTGCGATCTTCTACTCCGGTGAGCTGTCGACCCTGTCGTTGGGCCTGGCGGCCGCGTGCATCGCGGCGCTGGTGGCGATGAACCGGCTCGGGGTAGTCAAGCTCGGGCCGTACATGATCATTGGTCTGATCCTGTGGGTCTGCGTCCTCAAGAGCGGTGTCCATGCGACGCTGGCCGGCGTGACCCTGGCGTTCTGCATCCCGCTGCGGACGAAAAACGCCGAGCCTTCACCGCTGCTGACCCTGGAACACGCGCTGCACCCGTGGGTGGCCTACGGCATCCTGCCGCTGTTCGCCTTCGCCAACGCTGGTCTATCGCTGACCGGCGTGACCGCCGAAAGCTTCACCCACCACGTCCCGATGGGCATCGCCGTCGGCCTGCTGCTGGGCAAGACCGTCGGCGTGTTCGGCCTGACCTGGCTCTCGGTCAAGACCGGCATCGCCGCCCTGCCCCAGAACGCCAATTGGGGCCAGGTGCTGGGCGTGGCGATCCTCTGCGGGATCGGCTTCACCATGAGCCTGTTTGTAGGCTCCCTAGCTTTCGTGCCGGGTGCCAGTGAATACGCCGGGATGGACCGGATGGGCATTCTCACCGGCTCGGTGTTCGCTGCATTGATCGGTTATGCGGTGACCTTGGCGGCGAGCAGAAAGAACACCGCGCTGCCTTCCTGA
- a CDS encoding colicin E3/pyocin S6 family cytotoxin yields MAGQKDIPRVPNPPAGDGHHVTYRYLTATELADQQERQDKYDAMLARQDAFERNREVAANKPEPVRAGCVFAKSCKLPDAIIDYSNSSGMVPTDSLKDYGEVVWLGAREVDEAGLLNLETISGSTVSLEIGRLALRAPTLALPTITALGAGGAALLSGLVAALWTPTLGDSALYTEDQLRALKQARTRVRLHVEQQADGSLKGYGFYTGKNRDWEMVDVAQFTARGNRFIADLGEGIELIWTPAVDGSDILGIPALEAAPQAPHIWVYPPTKAADGILVNPIYPPEYRDFILVFPAGSGVKPLYIVVNARGDIKYHPAPTSLSAFPDVKSAPMKTSVRGGGKKRRRWKDASGKIYEWDSQHGKVEMYTKQGKHLGEYDPETGEQTKPADPTRSVEK; encoded by the coding sequence GTGGCTGGTCAAAAGGACATTCCCCGGGTTCCCAACCCACCGGCAGGCGACGGCCATCACGTCACCTACCGCTACTTGACGGCCACCGAACTGGCCGATCAGCAAGAGCGACAAGACAAATACGACGCCATGCTGGCGAGACAGGACGCCTTCGAGCGCAACCGTGAGGTCGCGGCGAACAAGCCTGAGCCGGTGCGTGCTGGCTGCGTGTTCGCCAAGTCCTGCAAGTTGCCGGACGCGATCATCGATTACTCGAATTCTTCGGGGATGGTGCCGACTGACAGCCTGAAAGATTACGGCGAGGTCGTCTGGCTCGGTGCTCGTGAAGTTGACGAAGCAGGCCTGCTGAATCTTGAAACCATCAGCGGCAGCACGGTCTCACTCGAAATCGGCAGACTTGCACTCCGGGCACCGACACTCGCGCTTCCAACGATCACGGCACTCGGGGCGGGCGGAGCTGCCTTACTCTCGGGCCTGGTCGCTGCGTTATGGACGCCAACCCTCGGCGACAGCGCCCTCTACACCGAAGACCAGTTGCGCGCCCTCAAACAGGCCCGCACCCGCGTGCGCTTGCACGTTGAACAACAGGCCGATGGCAGCCTCAAGGGTTACGGCTTCTACACCGGCAAGAACCGCGACTGGGAAATGGTCGATGTCGCGCAGTTCACCGCACGCGGTAACCGGTTTATCGCAGACCTCGGCGAAGGCATCGAACTGATCTGGACGCCCGCCGTGGACGGCTCCGATATCCTCGGCATCCCCGCGCTGGAAGCCGCTCCGCAAGCACCGCATATCTGGGTGTACCCACCGACGAAAGCGGCGGACGGGATTCTGGTGAATCCGATTTATCCGCCGGAGTATCGGGATTTCATATTGGTGTTTCCGGCGGGCTCGGGAGTAAAACCGTTATACATCGTCGTCAATGCTCGTGGAGACATCAAATATCATCCCGCCCCAACATCACTGTCAGCATTTCCTGATGTCAAATCTGCACCAATGAAAACGTCGGTTCGAGGTGGAGGGAAAAAGCGCAGACGATGGAAAGATGCTTCTGGAAAAATTTATGAGTGGGACTCTCAGCATGGCAAAGTCGAGATGTATACCAAGCAAGGAAAGCACCTAGGAGAGTACGACCCTGAAACAGGCGAACAGACAAAACCTGCCGATCCCACAAGGAGCGTAGAGAAATGA
- a CDS encoding glycine zipper 2TM domain-containing protein translates to MRKSVLLVASFSTMAMLLTGCQSSLTGDSYSRDEARRVQTIRMGTIESLRPVKIEGTKTPIGGAAGAVVGGVGGSAIGGGKGSIVAAVIGAVAGGLIGSATEEGLTRTQGVEITVREDDGSMRAYVQQVQENEVFRVGERVRISTVGGTSRVSH, encoded by the coding sequence ATGCGTAAGTCTGTTCTGCTGGTTGCTTCCTTTTCCACGATGGCGATGTTGCTTACCGGCTGCCAATCGAGCCTGACCGGTGACTCCTACTCCCGTGACGAAGCGCGTCGCGTGCAGACGATTCGCATGGGCACCATCGAATCCCTGCGTCCGGTGAAAATCGAAGGCACCAAGACCCCGATCGGCGGCGCTGCCGGTGCAGTGGTCGGCGGTGTCGGCGGCAGCGCCATCGGCGGCGGTAAAGGCAGCATCGTTGCAGCCGTTATCGGTGCCGTGGCCGGTGGCCTGATCGGTTCCGCCACTGAAGAAGGCCTGACCCGTACCCAAGGCGTTGAAATCACCGTGCGTGAAGACGACGGCAGCATGCGCGCCTACGTGCAGCAAGTGCAGGAGAATGAAGTGTTCCGCGTCGGTGAGCGCGTACGGATTTCGACTGTTGGCGGGACCAGCCGCGTTTCGCATTAA
- the pdxH gene encoding pyridoxamine 5'-phosphate oxidase, which yields MTQALADMRRDYTRDGLTEAQAPAEPFALFHQWFADAVKTEQAPVEANAMTLATVDADGRPHCRILLLKGLDEQGFTFFTNYESAKGQHLAANPFAAMTFFWPTLERQVRIEGRVVKVTPEESDAYYQVRPLGSRLGAWASPQSRVINGRGELEDLLKATEQRFTDTQPDCPEHWGGYRLLPERIEFWQGRASRLHDRLNYRLQGADWILERLAP from the coding sequence ATGACCCAGGCTCTGGCAGATATGCGTCGTGATTACACCCGGGATGGCCTGACCGAGGCGCAAGCCCCGGCCGAGCCATTTGCGTTGTTCCACCAGTGGTTTGCCGATGCGGTGAAAACCGAGCAGGCGCCCGTGGAGGCCAACGCCATGACCCTGGCCACGGTCGATGCGGACGGTCGTCCGCACTGCCGCATTCTGCTGCTCAAGGGCCTGGACGAGCAGGGTTTCACCTTTTTCACCAACTACGAAAGCGCCAAGGGCCAGCATCTGGCCGCGAATCCGTTCGCGGCCATGACGTTCTTCTGGCCGACCCTGGAGCGTCAGGTGCGCATCGAAGGCCGAGTGGTGAAGGTCACGCCCGAGGAGTCCGACGCGTACTATCAAGTGCGCCCGCTGGGCAGCCGACTGGGCGCCTGGGCTTCACCGCAGAGCCGGGTGATCAACGGTCGGGGTGAACTGGAAGATTTGCTCAAGGCCACCGAGCAACGCTTCACCGACACCCAACCCGACTGCCCGGAACACTGGGGCGGCTATCGTTTACTCCCCGAGCGCATCGAATTCTGGCAGGGCCGCGCGAGCCGTCTGCACGATCGCCTCAACTACCGTTTGCAGGGTGCTGACTGGATTCTTGAACGTCTGGCACCTTAA